A stretch of Megalobrama amblycephala isolate DHTTF-2021 linkage group LG14, ASM1881202v1, whole genome shotgun sequence DNA encodes these proteins:
- the LOC125246296 gene encoding tripartite motif-containing protein 16-like produces the protein MEEAGFSEDEFLCPVCLDLLKDPVAIPCGHSYCKSCITGFWNKEDQKRVYSCPQCRQTFSPRPALAKIIILAEVVKKLKKRKLPADCYAGAGDVQCDVCTGRKHKAVKSCLVCLNSYCQNHLEQHESLFKRKRHNLTDATGRLQEMICKKHDKILEVFCRTDQKCICLLCTMDEHKNHDTVSAAAQRTEKQHQLKEMQRSFQQRIQQREKDLQQLREAVESHKRSAQTAVEDSERIFTELICSIERSRSEATQQIRDQEKTAVSRAEGRLEQLEQEINDLRRRDTELEQLSHTEDHIHFLQSFQSFSAPPESTDVNDDPFSSLSSFDSVRESVHQLRDKLEDFCKEELKKFSDRVTFTNIVPRTRNDFLQYSHQLTLDLNTVNKYLRLSERNRVITGTNKVQPYPKHPDRFDYYEQVLCRESVCGHCYWEIEWSGDDGVFISVSYKSISRKGRGNECWFGYNDQSWSLFCSSSSYSFRHNNILTKLPVKSISSRIGVYVDHSAGTLSFYSVSGDTMSLIHTVQTTFTQPLYPGFGIYIGSSVKMC, from the exons ATGGAAGAAGCCGGATTTTCTGAAGATGAGTTCCTGTGtccagtgtgtctggatctcctgaaggatccagtggccattccctgtggacacagttactgtaagagCTGTATTACAGGCTTCTGGAATAAGGAGGATCAGAAGAGAGTCTACAGCTgccctcagtgcagacagaccttcagtccaagacctgctttagctAAAATCATCATTCTGGCTGAAGTGGTGAAGAAACTGAAGAAGAGAAAACTTCCTGCTGACTGttacgctggagctggagatgtgcagtgtgacgtctgtactggaagaaaacacaaagccgtcaagtcctgtctggtgtgtctgaactcttactgtcagaatcaccttgaacaacatgagagtttgTTCAAAAGAAAGAGACACAATCTGACTGAtgccactggacgactgcaggagatgatctgcAAGAAACACGACAAGATCCTTGAGGTTTTCTGCCGCACTGATCAGAAGTGTATATGTCTGCTGTGTACAATGGATGAACATAAAAATCATGACACTGTATCAgctgcagcacagaggacagagaaacag CACCAGCTGAAGGAGATGCAGAGGTCgttccagcagaggatccagcagagagagaaagatcttcagcagctgagagaggctgtggagtctcataag cgctctgcacagacagcagtggaggacagtgagaggatcttcactgagctcatctgctccattgagagaagccgctctgaggccacacagcagatcagagatcaggaaaagactgcagtgagtcgagctgaaggacgactggagcaactggagcaggagatcaatgatctgaggaggagagacactgagctggagcagctttcacacacagaggatcacatccatttcctgcag agtttccagtctttctcagctcctcctgaatctacagaTGTAAATGACGAtcccttcagttctctctcctcttttgatAGCGTGAGAGAATCGGTCCATCAGTtgagagacaaactggaggatttctgcaaagaggagctCAAGAAGTTTtctgacagag tcactttcaccaacattgttcccagaaccaggaacgacttcctacaat attcccatcagctcactttggatctgaacacagtgaataaatacCTCCGTCTCTCTGAGAGGAATAGAGTGATTACTGGCACTAACAAAGTCCAGCCATATCCTAaacatccagacagatttgattatTATGagcaggtgttgtgtagagagagtgtgtgtggacactgttactgggagattgagtggagtggagaTGATGGTGTgtttatatcagtgtcatataagagcatcagcaggaagggacgGGGTAATGAGTGTTGGTTTGgatataatgatcagtcctggagtttgttctgctcttcctccagttACTCATTCAGACACAATAACATACTGACTAAACTCCCTGTAAAATCCATCAGcagtagaataggagtgtatgtggatcacagtgcaggaactctgtccttctacagcgtctctggagacacaatgagcctcatccacacagtccagaccacattcactcaaccgctctatcctgggtttggGATTTATATTGGATCATCAGTGAAAatgtgttga